The following proteins are encoded in a genomic region of Aquella oligotrophica:
- a CDS encoding NAD-dependent succinate-semialdehyde dehydrogenase: MALEITLFNPELIQTGLLIDGKWINTNRDLFPVFNPATNEEICKISIATEEDLLFAIDSAQLAMKEWQKYTAKERSKIIKTWYELIIANADDLAKILTFEQGKPLTEAKGEILYGASYFEWYAEEAKRIYGETIPANQPNQKILVEYEPVGVCAAITPWNFPNAMLARKVAPAVAAGCAMIAKPASQTPLSANALAYLGLKAGIPAGLLNVIHGHSGQIGEFFCSNPAIRKLTFTGSTEVGIWLYQNCANTMKKMSLELGGNAPLIVFEDADIDIAVDGIIKSKFRNSGQTCVCSNRIFIHNSIRDTVIEKLGIEIAKLKLGNGFDATTQLGPLIDNKAVIHAKSLVEDALTNNAQLITGGNIDINLGELFFQPTLINCETTNLRLFKEEIFAPILAVYGFDSDDEVIKLANSTPYGLASYFFSQNIKRIYHVAEALQYGMIGVNTGIISAENVPFGGVKMSGLGREGGHQGIEEYLQTKYVCMSLV; encoded by the coding sequence ATGGCTCTAGAAATAACTCTATTTAATCCTGAACTTATTCAAACAGGATTATTAATCGATGGTAAATGGATCAACACAAACCGTGATTTATTCCCGGTATTTAATCCGGCAACCAATGAAGAAATTTGCAAAATCAGTATAGCAACTGAAGAGGATTTGTTATTTGCAATTGACTCAGCTCAACTAGCCATGAAAGAATGGCAAAAATATACAGCCAAAGAGCGGAGCAAAATCATCAAGACATGGTATGAGTTAATCATTGCCAATGCTGATGACTTAGCCAAAATTTTGACTTTTGAACAGGGAAAGCCATTAACTGAAGCTAAAGGCGAAATTCTCTATGGAGCTAGTTATTTTGAGTGGTATGCCGAAGAAGCAAAACGTATTTATGGTGAAACTATCCCAGCAAATCAGCCTAATCAAAAAATACTGGTAGAATACGAGCCAGTAGGAGTTTGTGCCGCAATAACTCCATGGAATTTCCCAAATGCAATGCTTGCCAGAAAAGTAGCACCAGCAGTTGCAGCTGGATGTGCCATGATTGCCAAACCAGCTAGCCAAACTCCGTTATCTGCAAATGCCCTCGCCTATCTTGGATTAAAAGCAGGCATACCCGCTGGACTATTAAATGTTATTCACGGACACAGTGGGCAAATTGGTGAATTTTTCTGTTCAAATCCAGCTATCCGTAAGTTAACTTTTACTGGCTCGACCGAGGTTGGTATTTGGCTTTATCAGAATTGCGCCAACACGATGAAAAAAATGTCACTGGAGTTAGGTGGCAATGCGCCATTAATTGTTTTTGAAGATGCAGATATTGATATTGCAGTTGATGGCATCATAAAAAGTAAATTTAGAAATAGTGGTCAAACCTGTGTCTGCTCAAACCGAATTTTCATTCATAATTCAATCAGAGATACAGTAATTGAAAAACTAGGTATCGAGATTGCTAAACTAAAATTAGGTAATGGATTTGATGCCACTACTCAGCTAGGTCCACTTATCGACAATAAAGCAGTGATACACGCAAAAAGTCTGGTAGAAGATGCCCTTACAAACAATGCTCAGTTGATTACGGGTGGCAATATAGATATAAATTTGGGTGAGCTTTTTTTTCAGCCGACACTAATTAATTGTGAAACTACAAATTTACGCCTCTTTAAAGAAGAGATTTTTGCACCAATCCTTGCTGTCTATGGTTTTGATAGCGATGATGAAGTTATCAAGCTTGCTAATAGTACTCCTTATGGCTTAGCCAGTTACTTCTTTAGTCAAAATATCAAACGGATATATCATGTGGCAGAAGCATTGCAATATGGGATGATTGGGGTTAATACCGGAATCATTTCTGCTGAAAATGTTCCCTTTGGTGGCGTAAAAATGTCTGGGCTCGGACGTGAAGGTGGACATCAGGGAATTGAAGAATACCTGCAAACCAAGTATGTCTGTATGTCGCTAGTTTAA
- a CDS encoding radical SAM protein produces the protein MTKINLLTFSDHSRHFKECVYVYPVVSRRAQGVSLGINLNINNACNWRCVYCQVEGLVRGKPDSIDLDKLEHELDVMLEWIIHGDFIITHAPAGLQRFNDICLSGNGESTLSKDFMAVTQIIAKLRKKYQIGSDVKTILISNGSEMHLTATQEGLKIIAENNGELWFKIDRVSTNGIAEVNQVNLHLDGILERLKIASAICPTWIQSCWFKTANIDPAKEEVDNFIELIHNIHRMIKGVLIYSTARNPALPEGDNISQVSLDFLAEMANRIESFGIKVKYYQ, from the coding sequence ATGACCAAAATTAATCTATTGACTTTTAGCGACCATTCACGACATTTTAAAGAATGTGTCTATGTTTACCCAGTTGTTTCACGGCGAGCTCAAGGTGTATCACTTGGGATTAACCTAAACATAAATAATGCTTGTAATTGGCGTTGTGTTTACTGTCAAGTTGAGGGTTTAGTGCGTGGTAAACCAGATAGTATTGATCTTGACAAACTTGAACATGAGCTAGATGTGATGCTCGAGTGGATCATTCATGGTGATTTTATAATTACTCATGCACCAGCTGGATTACAACGATTTAATGATATTTGTCTATCGGGAAATGGCGAATCAACATTATCCAAAGATTTTATGGCAGTTACACAAATTATTGCTAAACTTCGTAAAAAATACCAAATCGGATCAGATGTAAAAACAATTCTAATTAGTAATGGTAGCGAAATGCATTTAACTGCGACCCAGGAAGGGTTAAAAATCATTGCCGAAAATAACGGTGAATTATGGTTTAAAATTGACAGAGTTAGTACCAATGGAATCGCGGAAGTTAACCAAGTGAATTTACATCTGGATGGTATTCTGGAACGGCTAAAAATAGCCTCAGCTATATGTCCTACGTGGATACAAAGCTGTTGGTTCAAAACAGCAAATATTGATCCCGCAAAAGAAGAAGTAGATAATTTTATTGAACTGATTCATAATATTCACCGGATGATTAAAGGCGTTTTAATTTATTCAACAGCCCGCAATCCAGCACTTCCAGAAGGAGATAATATAAGTCAGGTTAGTCTGGATTTTCTTGCTGAAATGGCAAATCGAATCGAAAGTTTTGGTATCAAGGTCAAATACTATCAATAG
- a CDS encoding aminotransferase class I/II-fold pyridoxal phosphate-dependent enzyme, whose protein sequence is MEEQKIKEVTWQQTKIRNAEEYQNKIFDSLNNQSYVSKKDKRITLTNGDEYTEFISCSYLGLDQDVRILTAASRNLERAGFSFSSARTRMKYSGLDELENLLNQVFMASTVCFSTVHLVHLGLIPLLGSGEIPGFKIRSAPHFILDKYVHASIQINRGLMTQFGNVSLVDFNEVDSLLKIIKSTSSEGNTPILICDSVGSMGSTANIKLLVELIKQYDGYLYLDDAHGMSTFGTHGNGYAMMVLEDVLDDRIILTTSLSKAFGTYGGLAIVKNPKAAEFIKKFCSTYIFSGSLATPLIEASIVSAKIHLSEEIYQLQDAVSDNLLLFDTIISPNIRIINRNSAVSIRGWYIGGEFEAITAGEYLKEHGILATVATYPSTPKHQSLIRFGICSNHTEAEIIKLCTLINLK, encoded by the coding sequence ATGGAGGAACAAAAAATTAAAGAAGTTACATGGCAGCAAACTAAAATTCGTAATGCTGAAGAATATCAGAATAAAATTTTTGATTCATTGAATAATCAAAGCTATGTCAGCAAAAAAGATAAACGAATTACTTTAACTAATGGAGATGAATATACTGAATTTATCTCATGTAGTTACTTGGGGTTAGATCAAGATGTACGGATCCTTACTGCTGCATCGAGGAATCTTGAGCGAGCCGGCTTCTCTTTTTCTTCAGCAAGGACACGAATGAAGTATTCTGGACTTGATGAGTTAGAAAATCTTTTAAACCAGGTTTTTATGGCAAGCACAGTGTGTTTTTCAACTGTACATCTTGTTCATCTTGGGCTGATTCCATTATTAGGCTCTGGCGAAATACCTGGTTTTAAAATTAGGTCAGCCCCCCATTTTATTCTAGATAAGTATGTCCATGCATCAATTCAGATTAATCGTGGCTTGATGACGCAATTTGGCAATGTTTCGCTAGTAGATTTTAATGAAGTTGATAGCTTGCTAAAAATTATTAAGAGTACTAGTAGTGAAGGAAATACACCGATTTTAATTTGTGATAGTGTTGGTTCTATGGGCAGTACCGCTAATATTAAGCTGCTGGTAGAGCTTATAAAACAATATGATGGCTATTTATATCTTGATGATGCACATGGGATGTCAACATTTGGAACACATGGTAATGGTTATGCAATGATGGTTCTTGAAGATGTTCTTGATGACCGTATAATTTTAACTACTTCACTGTCAAAAGCATTTGGTACTTACGGCGGGTTAGCCATAGTTAAAAATCCCAAGGCGGCTGAATTTATTAAAAAATTCTGTAGTACTTATATTTTTTCAGGCTCACTGGCAACACCATTAATTGAAGCATCAATTGTTTCTGCCAAGATACATTTAAGTGAAGAAATCTATCAGCTTCAGGATGCAGTATCAGATAATTTATTATTATTTGATACGATTATAAGTCCTAACATTCGAATTATTAACCGGAATTCAGCAGTTAGTATTCGTGGATGGTATATCGGTGGTGAATTTGAGGCAATAACGGCAGGAGAATATCTTAAAGAACATGGAATTTTGGCTACTGTTGCAACTTATCCTTCTACACCGAAACATCAAAGTTTAATAAGATTTGGCATTTGTAGTAATCATACCGAGGCGGAGATAATAAAGTTATGTACACTCATAAATCTGAAATAA
- a CDS encoding DUF1566 domain-containing protein, giving the protein MKKYFIKDMSISLLGTVILAACNTNIGSSSNDGNINSLAVIAPKTIYSKPGEIGSAYVVINNSTTVNHNQLEYSLGNLIGGGNGASIESTSAKNCASVAAHSQCNIKLTISDEAMAGSLRFNIINNDSLINKISESNILSPTIGVEQAAYNSLNGADGITLSYYQTVITGTPYILVSGLVASANAGNFNKIVLVNENGVELPNQILIGDISNKQGSTFNILLPVPLVSNITQAIRVQTQQFINGNTTIESTATTSTTLATKENLGIAELLPTAIYLTESNPDQIITIVNIGDTSLQLEQIASSNDNFEILFTPSALAAKKTTIATFKLKNKTVPPTTGKITVTYDNGQNQTSTSGVVDQNINPTGPSPTPAPSPTPVPTPSYGVTISNINGNTPANVMGTVPITFTAQISGTAIGAISTVTATLANSVTGTVISDPSPCTLTVGGLTTSCNFTVIPWYTGFENSTVGLIDHDPFIPSDTSISLVASNIDTIYGVNNNQIDYSITTPYVYLQAVMPGDTITAGTGITYGSGGSVNPRFVDGSQNGGGTCTDSKKDNLTGVEWLTNANEVCPNRACTWSDTAAVGSAQAAAINFNAGGGKCGYTDWRLPTEKELLSLFNYSAADNDTAAWLATQGFTGNDSGAPNGTGYWSATAVNSVNNNLAWLVFLHSSTYTPGVPRTGTNNAWLVRGNVTKVAKDMPGDSLMAGIGKEWPTTRFMVDVSGNCMIDNLSGLMWPKNFNILGTGTWDSSALAGSAQYKIIQMNTNSNATGYQLCGYTDWRLPNINEVFSLLNYGAAGSNTSLWLATQGFTGSGNSGTTPASNGSWTSTTGSSGAYAVGLGTGSPRQFSIPSSSNWNVLAVRGGQ; this is encoded by the coding sequence ATGAAAAAATATTTTATAAAAGATATGAGTATCTCGTTACTGGGCACCGTTATTTTAGCTGCATGCAACACTAATATCGGTAGTAGCTCCAATGATGGAAATATTAATTCGTTAGCGGTAATTGCTCCCAAAACAATCTATAGTAAGCCAGGTGAGATAGGCTCAGCTTATGTAGTAATTAATAACTCAACTACAGTAAACCACAACCAGCTGGAGTACTCTTTAGGTAATTTAATTGGTGGTGGGAATGGCGCTAGTATAGAAAGCACCAGTGCAAAAAATTGTGCTTCGGTCGCCGCTCATAGCCAATGTAATATAAAGCTAACCATTTCAGATGAAGCAATGGCAGGAAGCCTAAGGTTTAATATCATTAATAATGACAGCCTGATAAATAAAATAAGTGAATCTAATATTCTTTCTCCAACCATAGGAGTGGAGCAAGCAGCGTATAATAGCCTGAATGGAGCAGATGGAATAACCTTAAGCTACTATCAGACAGTAATTACGGGTACGCCATATATATTGGTTAGTGGATTAGTAGCATCAGCCAATGCGGGTAACTTTAACAAAATAGTTCTCGTAAATGAGAATGGTGTAGAACTACCCAATCAAATATTAATCGGTGACATTAGCAATAAACAAGGTTCTACTTTTAATATATTACTTCCAGTGCCATTGGTCAGTAATATCACTCAGGCAATCAGAGTACAAACTCAGCAATTTATTAATGGTAATACAACTATAGAGTCAACAGCCACAACAAGTACAACACTAGCTACAAAAGAAAATCTCGGTATAGCTGAATTATTACCAACAGCGATTTATTTAACAGAAAGTAACCCAGATCAGATCATAACCATAGTTAACATCGGTGATACTTCGCTACAACTTGAGCAAATAGCATCAAGTAATGATAATTTTGAAATCCTATTTACTCCGTCTGCTTTAGCCGCTAAAAAGACGACTATCGCAACATTCAAACTTAAAAATAAAACCGTCCCACCAACTACTGGGAAGATAACTGTAACATATGACAATGGACAAAACCAGACAAGCACTTCCGGTGTAGTGGATCAAAATATTAACCCAACCGGACCATCCCCAACGCCAGCTCCATCTCCGACACCTGTACCAACGCCAAGTTATGGAGTTACAATTAGTAATATAAATGGAAATACTCCAGCAAATGTAATGGGGACAGTTCCAATTACATTTACTGCCCAAATAAGCGGTACTGCAATAGGAGCTATCTCAACGGTAACCGCTACACTGGCAAACTCAGTAACTGGAACAGTAATATCGGATCCAAGTCCATGTACACTAACCGTTGGTGGGCTCACGACTAGCTGTAATTTCACAGTAATTCCATGGTACACTGGATTTGAGAATAGCACAGTTGGCTTGATTGACCATGATCCATTCATACCTTCAGATACTAGTATCAGTCTGGTAGCAAGCAATATTGATACGATATACGGAGTAAATAATAATCAGATAGATTATAGTATAACTACACCGTATGTGTACCTTCAGGCAGTAATGCCAGGTGATACAATAACAGCTGGGACTGGAATTACCTACGGTAGTGGTGGTTCAGTTAATCCACGCTTTGTTGACGGTAGCCAAAATGGTGGTGGCACCTGCACCGACTCCAAAAAAGATAATCTGACTGGTGTTGAATGGCTAACTAATGCCAATGAAGTTTGCCCCAATAGAGCCTGCACATGGAGTGATACCGCAGCAGTTGGTAGTGCGCAAGCAGCAGCAATAAATTTTAACGCAGGAGGTGGGAAGTGTGGTTATACGGACTGGAGATTACCCACTGAAAAAGAATTATTAAGCCTATTTAATTACTCAGCAGCAGACAATGACACCGCTGCATGGCTTGCAACCCAAGGATTTACTGGCAATGATAGTGGCGCTCCAAACGGTACTGGTTATTGGTCAGCCACTGCTGTTAATTCAGTTAATAATAACTTAGCTTGGCTTGTTTTTCTACACAGCAGCACATATACTCCAGGAGTGCCTAGAACTGGCACGAATAATGCTTGGCTAGTGCGTGGTAATGTCACCAAGGTAGCTAAAGATATGCCTGGAGACAGCTTAATGGCTGGCATCGGTAAAGAATGGCCGACTACAAGATTCATGGTAGATGTCAGTGGTAATTGTATGATTGATAATCTTAGCGGATTGATGTGGCCAAAAAATTTTAATATATTAGGTACTGGCACGTGGGATAGCAGTGCGCTTGCTGGTTCTGCCCAGTATAAAATAATCCAAATGAATACTAATAGCAATGCTACCGGGTATCAGCTATGTGGTTATACTGATTGGCGCTTGCCAAATATTAATGAAGTATTTAGCTTGCTAAATTATGGTGCAGCCGGATCCAATACTTCTTTATGGCTTGCAACACAGGGATTTACTGGAAGCGGAAACAGCGGTACTACTCCAGCAAGCAATGGTTCTTGGACATCTACGACAGGTAGTTCAGGTGCTTATGCGGTAGGGTTAGGTACTGGGTCGCCCAGACAGTTTAGCATACCTAGTAGTAGTAATTGGAATGTTTTAGCTGTACGTGGCGGGCAGTAG